DNA sequence from the Candidatus Sulfuricurvum sp. RIFRC-1 genome:
TGAACCGTATCTTGAAGCAGTTTAAAAATGCCTCTAAAATGGCAAAACGGTTCTCGGGCAAATCAGGGATGAAAGACCTTCAGAGTATGATGGGTCAGATGCAAGGTGCGCGTTTACCGCGTTAACTTTGCCAACGTCAAATGTTAAGGTGTGCACTCGTAATGAGTTTACTCCTTAGCATTTGAAGAAGCTTAGAGGTTTTTCTTTTACTTTTGTGGGTAAAACACTCTTCTAAACTTCTTGGTGCAACAAAACATTTAAAGGACACACAATGGCAACAGTCATCCGTTTAACCCGTATGGGTCGCAAAAAACAACCTTTCTACCGTATCGCGGTAACCGATAGTCGCAAACGTCGCGACGGCGGTTGGATCGAATTGATCGGGTATTACAACCCAATGACAGACCCTATCACTACCAAAGTAGATGAAGAGCGTTTGAACTACTGGTTGAGCGTTGGTGCTCAAATGTCAGACCGCGTTAAAAAAATTACCGGTAAATAATGATGGTTGCGGACTTCGTCGCAGGTTTTGCTAAGTTAATAGCGTCTTATCCCGAAGAGATTCGGGTAGAATCGAATGAAGGCGACGAAGTGACCGAAATCATTTTGTATGCCAATCAGGCGGATGTAGGCAAGCTAATCGGAAAAGAGGGCAAAATGATCGGTGCGATCAAAACCGTCATTTCCGGTTGCAAAGCCAAAGACGGAAAAAGTTACCGAATCAATGTCGAACCGCTTTCGTAATTCACCCCCCAAAGATCTTCTTCATGTTGCCACTTTAGGCCGAGTCGTCGGTTTAAAGGGGGATATGAAACTCAATCTTTCCACTGATTTCCCTGAACAATTTAGTGCTAATGCCTCCTTTATTTTGGAAAACGGCAAAGAAATAACTCTCTCTTCTTATAACCCTGATCGTGAACTGGTTCATCTCAAGGGGATCGATTCTCCTGAAGCGGCTAAAGCACTGACCAATACGAAACTTTTTACCACTTTTGAAGCGACGCGTGAGCGATGCAACTTGAGAGAGGGTGAGTTTTTCTGGTTTGACCTGCTCGGTTCCACTGTTATGGAAGGGGAAATAGTTTTGGGAAGCGTTCAAGAGATTGAACGGATCGGTCCTTTGGATTATCTGCTGGTAACAACCGATGCATCGTTTGTTTCCAAAGGACTTCCGGCTACCTTTTTAATCCCATACATCGATCATTTTGTTTTAAATGCTGATGCAACGGCTAAAATAATCACCGTAGAGGGCGGATTGGATCTGTTAGAGGCATCCTAATGCGTTTTACCTATGTAACGATTTTTGCTAATCTGATCGAGGGATATTTTCAAGACTCGATCCTAAAACGGGGTATTGAGTCGGGTAAATTTTCGGTTGATTATCTTAATCCCAGAGATTTCAGTACCTCAAAGCATCATAAAGTGGATGATACTGCCGCAGGCGGTGGGGCAGGGATGTTAATGACTCCTCAGCCGCTGTTTGATACTCTTCAAACACTGCCGGATGAATCTCACATTATTTTTGTCGCACCCGTCGGGAAACAATTTACCCAAAACGATGCCAAGCGTCTCTCATCGAAATCTCATGTGGTTTTTGTGAGCGGTCGGTATGAGGGGATTGATGAGAGGGTAGTTGAACGCTTCGCTGATGAAGTGTTCAGCATCGGCGATTACGTTCTCACAGGAGGGGAACTCCCCTCTCTTGTGATGACCGATGCCATCGTTCGAAACATCGAAGGTGTTTTGGGAAATAGTGAATCATTGGAATATGAGAGTTTCGAATCACCACTGTTGGAAGCCCCTTCGTTTGGAAAACCCCCTGTTTATGAGAATATGAGTGTTCCATCAGAATACTTAAAGGGAAATCACAGTAAAATTCGTGCACTAAAATCGTCTCTGTCTGAATGCAAAACAAAATACTTCAGACCGGAGCAGCTTCAAAAGCATAAAATAAGGACATCTTATGAAAAATAAGTACATTGCAAGTTTCGAGCAAGCACAAATCGCTAACAAAAACGTTCCTGAGTTCCGCGCGGGTGATACACTTCGTCTTGCTGTAACCATTACAGAGGGCGAAAAATCACGTGTTCAAAATTATGAAGGTATCTGTATCTCTATCCGTGGAGAAGGTACTGGTCGTACTATCACAGTACGTAAAATCGGCGCTAACGGTGTTGGTATCGAGCGTGTATTCCCAATCTACAGCGATAGCCTAGAGAAAATCGAAGTTCTTCGCCGTGGACGTGTACGTCGTGCGAAATTGTTCTATCTTCGTGACCTTGCTGGTAAAGCGGCACGTATTAAAGAAATTCGTCGCAAATAATCCCCTGCCGCTTTTATGCGGCACCTCTTCTTCTCTTCTTTTTTCCAATCGTATCAAATTTCTCTCTAATACTTTTTAATTTTCCAAAGTACCGCAGCTGTTAATAAAGCCGCAAAAACAATCATGGATATAAAAGCATCTAGGGTTCCGTACGTGTGTTGAAATGGCAATCCCCCGGTATTCATCCCGAAAAATCCTACAACGAGATTAAGGGGTAAAAAGATGACAGAGATAATCGTGAGAAGATAAATACTGCGGTTGAGGCGATCATTGGTCTGGATATTATGATAGCGGTAGATATCATCGAGCTGTGTATTGGCAGCGATGGTCGAACGGAGTGAGCGTTCCAGATGTTCGTGTAAATCATTGAATTCATTCAGTAGATCGGTTTCTGAAAAGTTGTGTTTAGTGACGAAGCGCTCGAAAATATCCACCGCCTTGATGATGACACGTTCGGTGCGAGAGAGTTCCTTTTTGAGGATATGCCATCGTTCCATAGGATTAAAGGATTGTTTTTTGTAGAGACTCTCTTCGATGAAAGCAATTTTATCGTGCGCAATTTCGATATCTTCCATATAGGCATCGATTTTTTCATCCAGAAAAAGATAGAGATCTTTGAAGCCATTCTCAAAACGAGTCAGTTCTCCCTGTTTTCTATCATAATAGAAGATCTCGTCTTGGACAATAACAAAGGGGTAGGAAAAAAATCTCCCTTTGGTCTTCCAAAACTCATTTGAACGTAAGGCTAAAATATTGGCTTTCCCTTCCCAGAGTTCAGGGAGTCTAAGGATAAGGATTTGATATTCTCCGTATACTTCGTAGAGAGATGGGTGGATAGGATTTTGGAGGTCTTTGAGATGAAGTTCATGGAGCTGTATCATCTGTTATTCTCCTTTGAGGGCTCTTTCCATATCGCGTTTGAGACTTTTTTCTTTGAGATCGTCACGCTTATCATAGAGTTTTTTCCCTTTTACAATGGCAACTTGCATTTTAGCAAGGTTTTTATCGTTGAAATAGATACTCAGCGGTACAAGGGTAAACCCTTCTTTCTCGACGGCTTTAAACATCTTATCGATTTGTTTCTTGTGCAGCAGTAATTTGCGGCTTCCACGTTCTTCGTGAGTGTAAAAATGGTGGGTGGTATCGAGTACCCCGATATGCACACCAAATACGAACGCTTCTCCGCGAACGATTTTGATAAATCCGTCTTTGAGATTGACTCGTGCGGCACGGAGGGCTTTGACTTCTGAGCCTTTGAGGACTAAACCCGCTTCGAATTTCTCTTCGATGTAGTAGTCAAAAAAGGCTTTTTTATTGGTGGCAATGTTTTCACCCATGGGTATCCTCCTTAATTCTAAAAAAACTGCTTCCGCTGCCGGAAAAAAACCATCCCTTTTTTTCGCTTAGTTCAGGATAACATCCAAGTGCGGAGCGATAAAGGTCATTGGCCTCTTTAGGGCACATAGCGGCAAGAATAGCACGTGAAGGGGTGGACTCGAG
Encoded proteins:
- the rpsP gene encoding 30S ribosomal protein S16 encodes the protein MATVIRLTRMGRKKQPFYRIAVTDSRKRRDGGWIELIGYYNPMTDPITTKVDEERLNYWLSVGAQMSDRVKKITGK
- a CDS encoding KH domain-containing protein; the encoded protein is MVADFVAGFAKLIASYPEEIRVESNEGDEVTEIILYANQADVGKLIGKEGKMIGAIKTVISGCKAKDGKSYRINVEPLS
- the rimM gene encoding ribosome maturation factor RimM (Essential for efficient processing of 16S rRNA) → MKLNLSTDFPEQFSANASFILENGKEITLSSYNPDRELVHLKGIDSPEAAKALTNTKLFTTFEATRERCNLREGEFFWFDLLGSTVMEGEIVLGSVQEIERIGPLDYLLVTTDASFVSKGLPATFLIPYIDHFVLNADATAKIITVEGGLDLLEAS
- the trmD gene encoding tRNA (guanosine(37)-N1)-methyltransferase TrmD — encoded protein: MRFTYVTIFANLIEGYFQDSILKRGIESGKFSVDYLNPRDFSTSKHHKVDDTAAGGGAGMLMTPQPLFDTLQTLPDESHIIFVAPVGKQFTQNDAKRLSSKSHVVFVSGRYEGIDERVVERFADEVFSIGDYVLTGGELPSLVMTDAIVRNIEGVLGNSESLEYESFESPLLEAPSFGKPPVYENMSVPSEYLKGNHSKIRALKSSLSECKTKYFRPEQLQKHKIRTSYEK
- the rplS gene encoding 50S ribosomal protein L19, producing MKNKYIASFEQAQIANKNVPEFRAGDTLRLAVTITEGEKSRVQNYEGICISIRGEGTGRTITVRKIGANGVGIERVFPIYSDSLEKIEVLRRGRVRRAKLFYLRDLAGKAARIKEIRRK
- a CDS encoding CorA family divalent cation transporter; the protein is MIQLHELHLKDLQNPIHPSLYEVYGEYQILILRLPELWEGKANILALRSNEFWKTKGRFFSYPFVIVQDEIFYYDRKQGELTRFENGFKDLYLFLDEKIDAYMEDIEIAHDKIAFIEESLYKKQSFNPMERWHILKKELSRTERVIIKAVDIFERFVTKHNFSETDLLNEFNDLHEHLERSLRSTIAANTQLDDIYRYHNIQTNDRLNRSIYLLTIISVIFLPLNLVVGFFGMNTGGLPFQHTYGTLDAFISMIVFAALLTAAVLWKIKKY
- the smpB gene encoding SsrA-binding protein SmpB, producing the protein MGENIATNKKAFFDYYIEEKFEAGLVLKGSEVKALRAARVNLKDGFIKIVRGEAFVFGVHIGVLDTTHHFYTHEERGSRKLLLHKKQIDKMFKAVEKEGFTLVPLSIYFNDKNLAKMQVAIVKGKKLYDKRDDLKEKSLKRDMERALKGE